Below is a window of Brassica napus cultivar Da-Ae chromosome A5, Da-Ae, whole genome shotgun sequence DNA.
tttttcccaATTGTAGGTCTGACGAAACCCTCagttttttctctctctgaCTGATAAATTCATATTTCAGGCAAAATCTTGTTCTAatctctttatattttattatttttttgtaggaaaaaaaatcagtttttgGACATATCATTAGTTATAAACTAAAGTCTGAGAGTTTGTTAGTTTATTTAATTGCATATTAAGCTTGCCTCTGAACAAAAGGAAATTGCATATTCGatggttatgttttttttttcaaaatgcaTATTAAGTATAGTTTTATATGAGTTTACGGGAGTAAAATATTCGTACGCAAACCCAAagaatcatatatgtttttttctttagtaGTACGTAGTACCATAGTCcataaaaactaatttatatcatACGGTTCCAATACATTTTAACTATGTTTTCTGGACAAGCAAAACAATAGACAACATTTCAAAGTGGAGCAGTGATTAGCACTACTCAATGACAAACGACTACTAGAAGATGCAAGAGAAAATACAGAAACAAGAACGGTTGGATCAGCCTATAGgtttaagttttaaatattgGTTATTAAGCTCTTGTTGCGTTTAGTGGTGACGGCGGGAGCGGTTGTATCGACTGAGGCGTTTTCATGGAAGAAATCGAGTAGGACGGTGCTTTTGCATTTGGGACACTTGGGCTCATCCTGAGAGAGCATAACGTACATAAGGCAACGAGGGCAACCGACGAGGACCATTGAGATTGGTGTCTCCATCTCCTCCTGGCTCGGTTCAGAGGAAACGCATGAGTTTGGTGAAGCTGTGTTTGATCTGCTTGGAGACCGAACCATACTCATCTGCTCGCCTTGAGAAGGAGGTGGCGAAAGGTTCAGCTTCAACTCGAGCTTAGgaccgctcctgttcctccggctCATTGATCCTCTGCTCTCGCTCTCTCTTTGGGGGTTGAGAAAGAGGTGTTGGTTTTATTGAGAAAACTTCTTGTTGTTCTGGTTAGGccattttataaaacaaacatcCACATAAAACTGTTGAGAGAGAGATTTTCATTACAGCTTGATTTAATGGGAATTTAATTACGGCTggtgaaaatataataaatcatatacTGTTAGAAATTAATTATCACCTTTTTAAATGGCAATGTTGACACGTcgtctaaaataaaaataaaattttttatcgTTTTTGATTACTAGATTTTATTATATCTGGTAGTATCTATAACTCACCCAGACATGACGATAAACTGTACTAATTACTATACAAACCAACATACTACAAACTTTAGTTGGTAGTTTTgattttcaaactttttttttttaaatggctCTCAACtatattttccaaaatttaaaGTATGTTTATGGGTTATTGTATACGTATTAGATTTAATTAAGTAAAATCTGTATTCTACAATATAATATTGTGATAAAGAAGTTCACGGACAGACTAACTAATCTCAGTTTAGTTCACAGTTGGGTATATTTGTAAGTGCTTTAACTGTTATCAAATTCTGTTAATTGTTCAAAATATCGTaggttatttatatatatatatatatatatatagatctattgtttacaatacttaaaaatacaataatattatatgtatattatgtatttctagTTTgcatgataaatttattttccaaaACATATTAACACTATACATACATACAATATTTGAAGTCGTAAATCAAGTAACtagatttgaatatttaatGGATACATTCATTGCAAAGAAGGTACAACCATAATCTTTTACTACGGGGATCGTATTAAATAAGTGCTATTTTTCTCCGAAATTTCATTTGGTATTTATCAAGAAGGAAGAATTACGAATAGTATATGTTGACAGCAGAGAACGAATAGTCTTTGATTGTATTAATGAAAACAGATATGTATACGTCTTTGTAATTTTGTATAGAACGCATACGTACATGCAAAAGTGTCTTAATCGATGCAGGAAAAGAATTAAATGTCTATTAATGTTAATCACAAGATAACAAAATCTTGTACAGAAACTAGGAAAATAGAAAAATGGCTACGTCAGAGTTAATTGTTGTGACTAGAATATCACGTAGCTTCACACCAAAAGCAAGCGATTATTATTGCAGTGTGAGTTAATTTCCCATGTGAAattatttaatgatttttttggaAGAAGGATTTGGTAagacaaatttatatattatcttattgataacaataataaaaaaagataacaaTCTATTGAAATATACTATAATTTCTGTTTTtactattttagaaaattattttaattttaaaatatatttaattttaattttttaatgaaattataagatattttgtattatatcaattatttttattagttgaattgtgattagatatataattaacaaaatgtATACTCATTAATGATTTAGCTTCGTTGACTAAACCCTCTTTATAGATACGTGAATCTTTAGAACTAATAGTAGCGTTCGTGTAAACGACATGGGCAGAGTAACAAACGATTAGATGACTTTGTAcattttggtttaattattCTTTACGCCACGATGCAAAAGACAAAGTTATAATTGTCATAAAGAAAATGAATGTTTCTAAAACgagtagaaaaaaaattagcagGTGCAAGTGCTTAGACAAAAGATTTATCTAATTCCAGTTTTTCATATTCAATCTTCaattaaaatcatttttctttGACAAAAAACTCTTGCGTGTTGGTTTTCTCCAACATTTTTTATCTTAAGAGTTTTATAACGTGGAAATTAAAATACGAGTATCAACTTTGTCAAACATCCAAATATCTTACTTTATGCACAGCAAACAGGCCAATGATACTAAATCGGCCATATGCGAAAGTTGACCTTGGATAGTTTTTCTACGTAGCCATGACAACGATACGTAAAATAGGTGACCAACAGACCAAGGATCATAAACATAGAGACGATAACAACGGATCTGTCTCATGtggtatatacaaaaaaaacaagtctgctatacatatttcaaaaaatGTGATGAGCTGACAACATAGTAATATATTCCATTTGttcctaaatataagatgtttaggaaaatacatacatattaagaagaaatttttttttgtctagaaatattattaaaactataaaataattgtagttaaccaaatagaaaatagattaataaatatgattagttacatagtttttaataaaataaaaattagttagaaagttgaaaacatcttatatactgaaacatcaaatttttatagaaaatcttACATTTCGGAACAGAATGAGTACATATTTACGTATGGTGTTAACAATACGTATACAtggttaaaattaaaaagttcgttacaccaaattttttttttaaagttcgtTACTCAGAATTCAGAAATAATATAATTCGTGCAAGTATCATAATGGGAAGTTGGGAACTACCAGTCGGGTTTCCTGTGGTATGCtatatactctctctgttttttaatattacatattctagaaaaaagatttgttttaaaaaaattattttttacattttcaaaacatgttttattaactaactgcaaattttaaaaaacttgattgcacttactgaatttttattagtttaaaattataaaacaaagataaacacaaaaaattatttaaatttaatgtgttttattaaaatgtgcgaaaaatgtaaaatatgacaGAGGGATAAGTATACAAGCGCGGAAGATAAAGGGCCTAATCATCAAGTTTGTTGAGAAACTGGACATTAGAAAAGCCCACAACTAGAAGCCCGTTCGAATTAACCGGTGTTTATTTTTAGACAGACTGTGACGGTAAAAAGGAGGGGATAGTGTTTTAGACAGTTTCTGCAAGCTCTTGCATGTTTGGATCATTTCCGGTCCAAAAATTCAAgccttttttttgttgttgttgttctcaaCTTACATACGAAGAATAACCACACTTGACAAAACGAGCAGGAACAGAGGAAATGTAGATCATTAGTACATGTAAAAAGTCTTATAGATTCTATTGATCTCTGCTCCCAAATTTGCTAGCTTTTTTTAACTCATTACCATCTCGATTTTCTAGCATTCTGGTTTTCACTTTTGGCTGCATCAGATAACCGCGACTTCGAAACTGATCCACCACGGAAGTTACTTAGTCTTGGACCCGAGAGGAGATGATCTTTTGAAGAAGCCTTGCTTGGTTTATAAGCTTGCGTTTCATCCAAGTAACCTTTAGGCTCAACCTCAACAGATCTTCCCCAGTCTAATCCTCCGTCTCCGCTTTTCTGAAGCTTCTCGCTCTGTACAACCCAATCAACACAATCCGAGATGCTTCTTTGTAAAGAAAGGCTTTTACTCGGCGTTGACTTTCTCCCTACTCTGTTGTTATCTTCTCCATAAGGCCACTTATAGCTTTTGTTCTCCATGTTCAGTTCTATGGAGTGAAGATCGCTTTCTCCCCCAGAATCTTCTTCGTTTTCGTCTTCCACTTCTCCATCTTCTATGTTATACGAACCGAAACCAATGTGCTGGTGGTTGAGGTACTCTTCAGTCTGAGGCGGTTCGAGGGTCTTCTCTTTGCATCTCTTTGCTTTGAGGTAGGTTTGAAGCTGGTTCCTCAGCTTATCAACAGCTGCGTTCTTCTCCTCGAGCTGGTGCTTAGCCTCCGAGAGTTTCATCTGCACTCTCTCCTCCCGCAAGGCATCGGCTAGTTGCAGCATCTCTCTTTCCTTCTCGACTTCTTCTTTCACTTTGAAAGACTCTCTCTTCAGCTCCTCGACTTCGGCTTTGTCTTCGCTGATGTCTCTCGCTAGCTCGTCGCAGACTTTCTCGACCATCACTCGCGCTCGCTTCTCGTTCTCTATCTCCTTCACCGCTTTCATCAGAGCTGCTTTTGTGTCGGATAGTTCTTTGCCTAGCTTCTTGTTCAACCCCTCGAACCTTCTCCTCAGCTTCCTCTCCACctcgagctcgccggcgacgGATTCTATCGCGGCCTCGACGACTTCTTGCTCGTGGCTTTTCCACGCTGCTTTCTCTTCGGCAAAACGCTTCATCAGGTAGGTGACGTCGTTGTTTTCAGGTCTGTGTTCGCGGATGACCTCGTTGACCTGTAGGCGAGCTCTTTCGAGCTCGGAGTGGAGAGCTGAGACGAGGGACATGCTGGAAGATGGGCGGTCTTCTTGACCCCACATTCTGTTGATGATTTTGAGAAGCTCTTTTGATGTTGTGAGAGCGTTACTACAGTCCTTCAACCGTGTTTTGACTCCCACAGTTGTTGATCCAGTCGGTGTCTCCGCCCGTGATCTTGTCTCAATCTGCAATCAAGAAAACAATGTGAAATCATTTGTTCATCACTCTCTTGAAAGCATATGGCATCAGTACCTCTTAGTTTCTTATTGCCTTGCATGTAATGTATATGCGCATGACAAAAATACATTTGTATAGGTGAAAGAGTAAGTATACTTTTAGTCAATGTTGAAGAAATTGCTAGGCAGTAATTAGGCGTTTTACAGAGGATTAGTGATTAGGCGGGCGGGAAGACCAATTTACTGAAATTTTTAAGAAATCTTTCAAGAAAAGTAGGCTTTGTTTAGGTCTGATTTGCTGCCTAAACCGATTTATTAGAAGATTGGTTTTAGTTAATAACCAACGACATTAAAGCCAACAATGCTCAATCATTCACTTTCATCCAGAATCATATGATATGAAAACCGCAATCAAGAGTATGCTAAATGAATGAAAGCTTTACCTATAATGCTCAAAGACACAGCcccaaaagtaaaaaaaaaaagaaaaagaaaaaaggaaatcaACTTACATCCATGAAGCTAGCGTTGCTAATACGATCCCTAGCCACCACATTATGATCTCCAAGCCTAAGCTTCTGCACAGTGGAGGATGCTCTTCTCTGTCGACTTCCAGTCCCTGATCTTTCCATCCTCTACAAAAAACCAACGAGTTTCTCAGCTTCCCTATAACTCATTGTCTGTCTATTGCCATATTTAGCATTATATATGTAGATATCTTTTCTTAGGTCTCAATTATAAGAGAATCTAGGCCTACATTATTCCCCAATAAATCAACCGCTAATAACCAACCACAACTACCTCCATAtgatcaatgaaaaaaaaaactcaattatGCAAAAACTAAACGGCACCAACTTATAAAGGAACCATACCCTTTCACAAGCACTTAAACGTGATTTGTTAGAGCACATGACAAAAGATTCTTGAGGATCAAGAGttttctaatcttctctaatccCACTTCTTAACATCAATCAGAAACTGCAcctaaataactataaaatacatTCTCcactaattaataaaatactcAATGGAGGTTGCAACTTTGACCAAATTCAGACCTCAGAATCACACAAAAGACTTCTTATCATAGCAAAACCAAATCCGTTTCTCTCTCCTTTGATCAGTCAAAAACCAAATCACATGGCGCCAGCAATAACACCGAATCAAAGCACATTCCTTTACCTCCTCGCCAATCAAAAATAATAACACTAGGTTCGGGGCCAAATCTCATAATCTTTTTATAACCACAACAATGCAATATTAGTTTCGTCCCAGCCGTTATTCGAACCAGGGACCTCTAACACAATGGCGAGGATCATTTCCAGTTGAGCTACCAACCTCTGGTAAAAGGAATAAGAGTTTACCTCAGAGACAGGACTATGCGAAGGATCAGAGAGGTGAGGCGGCAGAGAACCAGAACGAACCGACCTCGACctcggcggaggaggaggaagcgGCGCGATTCTCTCCTTCCTAACCTTTCTAACCTCTTCCACACCTCTCGGCGAAGAAGGCATCTCGTTCATCTCCCACAGAGTCGCAGCCAGCTTCCTCGCCGACACCGGAGCCGCAGGTGCTCCTCCTCTCCCGGTCTTGCTCCCGCACTGCGACGGCGCGTACCCCGGAGAAGCAGCCGGAGAAGGAGATCGGCCCATGAGCCTCCACGTGGGGACAGGAGTGGTGGATCCTCCTCTTTTCCCAACCACAATCGCTCTCTTGAAACGGTAGCCTTCCCTGAGAACGGAGGAAGTCGACGACGTCGGAGAGGAGCATCCGCGCTTCCTGATTTTCCCGAGGAGGAGGAGATTCTCCACCGTTTGGTTCTGCCTCGGCATTTTCCAAAGAAGGGAGATCTCTTACCTGGAGATACGAAGCCATGGATCAGAGTTCATCGATCTGTTAAAAAGTAGAAGAGAAAAGAGTACTTACAGAGAGAGCTTCAAAGCATTTCAATGGCGATTTCTATCTTCTTCGGGAGAGTGAAGATAAAGTGAATTGGGAGAATTCGAAAAGTGACGGTTGCTGTATTTGGAGTACAGAGTGTAAAAGGGCAAAGACGAAGGGAGTGCTGATCCTCTGTGGTGAGGTACACTGTATATAACATGTTCACGTGGTTTGATCTGGATGGGTGGTATATGCGAAATGTCAATGGAACTTGTCCCGTGGTTTACAGCGTGTAAACCGAATTAAACCGGAACAATAATTTAATGGAAACCAGATTGAATAAAGAGATCGGTCCTCTCTTCACGTGTCCtgaacttttataaataaagaaatacGTTCTGTACTTTTGCATAGTTTATGTCTGGAATTCGAATAAAATGGAtccgatcttttttttttttttttttttaattcgttgttttgttttgttttttgccTCTTAATCTTTATACAAAAATGAATAAACCAAAGAAACCAAGTTTAaccaaaactaaaaaccaaatcACTACTTATTTCACTTTAGACGGCCTTTTTTTGACTTGGACTTCTGACTTTTTTTTCAAGTAAAGAAGTAAATAACCATACTGTATTTTATCTGGTTGCGTCATAAATTTATATCCATTTTCACTTTCACGTTAGTTTGACGGATCGTTGAGAGCAACTATGTTCGGTTAAAATATGTGCCTCTGCCTAGCCTAACCATATATATGTCCATCAGTCAACCAACTATTTGATTCGGAGATAAGAGATTGTTTCTAGGCTTCTCTTACATGAATCGGATGCATgcattatagatttttttttttttttttttgaaactgtaatgcattatagatttgatataaACGATAATTTCATTCAACCGCTTGGGACAATCACAgcgaaacatttataaaaagaaaccttataaaatgatcataaaacGTTAATACGTATAGTTTGTATTCTTCTTTGTTTCACTTTCACCAAATGTACAAGCAGAACCAGGCAGTGTATGTTCGGTTCTGCATGTGCTTATGTAGTTtgctattttcttataaatattaaatgggGAAAAAGAATTTTGTAGGTTCTATTTATAAAGTAGCTCATTTGGAAGATTCAAAGGTGGACCCCCATATCGTGTTAATATCATGCTTATGACTCATAAATCATATGATCATGTTCCCAAAATACCTTTTTCTCCATTAGACAACGTGAGTGAACCGGCTTTCTTTAAATATTCATTATGACTGTGTGTTATCATAATTCCAACTGTTCGGATATTCATTTCAAATGGTTTGCAGGATAAATGTTACAAGATAAATTTATCACTTGAAGCATCGTTAAACTATAATTTTGAATTAtgcttttgtgtgtttttggaGTTGAGTTCTATATTTGTAATCAtcttcttttgtttcctttttacaAGGACAAGACATCATTTAAAGTTTACTGCAATGGGAGCACATACAACagaagaaagtaaaagagagcAACAAACACGTCATAGACAAGGAATAGATAAATCAATTAAAGTTGAGAGAGATGATTAGAGTTGAATGAAGCAGAACCAAGTTGATACTTGGATTATCATTCATTTGTCTGGTCTCTCAACCCTAGAGGAACTAGACATTATGATATTAAAGAAGGCATCATGCTGTGATTGGTACTTTGTGGAGTAAAAGAGAGAAATGTAAAAAAGTAGAATTGAGAAGAAAAAGTTAAGTGGGGAAGAGAAGGAAAAAGGGGGTGTTATTTTCATTAAATCTATAGTAACAAAGAGAGTACGTTTTTCTTCTATCAGTAGTGAGAATAAATGAAAAGAACTATAATTTCACCTGATTAACAACTTCTTGGAATAGTTAAGAAAATGACAAACAGTCATTGTAATTTGGGTTAAAAATGCTACCCAGTCAAAGACCATATGTTTGAGTATGAGCCAAAATTATTTAGTTTTCGAGATTTTTTCATATCCATAAATTTCACCAGCTGATTAACCGACCGAACTTAACAATATTTCAAACCAACCCGCTtgtttaaaacaaaacattttgtCACTAATGACAAAACATTTAGCACAAGGACATTTCGGATTAATCTtggatattttagatttaaaaaaaaaaaaaaaaagatgatcatTCACGGGCCGTCACGTAGTCAATGGGACCCGTGAACAGTGTAAGGATCAATCATTTTCAAAGGATTTTAAGGACTTTTTTTTGCACAAACTCTGAGAAAGTGGACTCCACACCCTCTAAGGATTCCCTTAAGAGCTCCCATTGTGGATGCTCTAATAGCTGGTTTTAACGATGTTAGTGTGTGTTACGAGTATTATCTTTGCTTGTGGTGTTTTGAAAGTAGTAACCACTTGcaatcaaaatgataaaattttaactttggAAAACGATTAACTGGATAATTTTTTGTTCAAGTTTACTGTTACAACCAGTTTTTTTACACAATTTCACCATTTTAACATGTTGACCTACCGTTGAGCGATTAATCGGCCGAGTTCTCGTCAAAACAGGACAAGTTTTTGAACAGGTACATCACTTATAAATTTCATGGTGAATTTGAAAACAAAGTCTTATAGAAAGAACTATTCAACCTATAATGTTGCGTGATAAAAGTCCAAAGGTAATCTGTAATATGAACGAACATCATGAATAGTGTTACTAAAAGTCCACatgtaaacacacaaaaatagaTAAGTCATTCCAGCCCAGCTCAAGCCCAGTAATAATTGATTGCCTAAAGTTTAGACATGATATGACAATGgctgtgttttaaaaaaaaaagtgtttcaaaaaaaagatatgGCAATGGCATTGATAAAAAAAGTACATATGGCAATGGCCAATGTATCAAAACTTCAAACAATTTTTTCCTTACTGGgttatttattttaccaaactaATATCGTTTGTTTCAACAAGATGTCGACGGCTTACTAGCTAATACTCTTGAGTATAGtttctaaaatgaaaatttattctCTTTTACAATTGTTTTTCACACAAAGACATCAGTTATTACCTGGTATTTAGTATCTTCAATTTATTCATTTGAAGACTTAACCCGTTGCAATTCTGAACACCTACCTCATTTTATGCAAAACTATGAACGGCCATATCAAAGTAATCGAAAACTGCGGTGACTTGTGAACATACGAATGTGGACGTCTGTTGAGCACTGCATTTTCTTCAGTtttattctttatataatttcatattatcatcaaatagttatattgtcagtaaaataaaaagacaaatttataaatgaaaaaataattaagtaccAATGAAGATAATCCAAAGCGTGAGGGTGGCTTTCGGATAAACACAGaagttgtctccgttttctttggaaattttggGATCATGGGCTTGTAGGACCCATAAGTGGGCCATAACCTCTCAGCCTGCTACTGCCACAGCGTGGGCCCAATTTAAAATCCCACTTCTGTTTTTCTCATAGTGACTTCTTAACCATCTCACGTGAAACCTCGAgataatatgtaatatattaaaacagaaatcacGACtttaattcatgtgtgatttttagaaaataaatctaataaACTTATTCCTATAAAATTatgttagatttaatatataatcttattatttaaattttaagtttaccaaaaaaatttattagattattaataattagatttaaaaaatagatgatccattggatttataaatagtacaaattaaatagatataatttaatgttgtaatactataccttcatattttaaatatttgtcaatgttaacttttaaaactataaaaaaattgtaaataacaaaaatcatattatctaacaatgattaatctttactattttaaatcaaagaaaacaaattttaaactatatagcttattttaaaaattaaacaaaaactaaatgtttaattatttactcgataatataaatttatgaagcgaaaagtttaatttttaaaaaaatttctaaatttgtgaaatgttataaTAGCTTTGAATATGacagtaaaataatattttactaatctttatatatatagttattattttaataatgaaataataatcagaaaatatatatatagaagaaatacaaatacatgtgaaaatttaaaataatttattcaatgaaaaaatataccgtaaacttattatgttttaaaaattgatagacacatattgttataatatataccagtttataattgaaaaaaaaatatttatataaaaataaataaaaacaaaaatctgtaCGGTTACCCGGATCGAAATCTAGTTAAGTTAGATTAAAAGAAAACTGAAAACTTTTTTCAAAGTATCTGTCAATATTATTGAATATTTCAAATGGATTATAATTTTCTTTGATCAGAAGTTGTCGAATAATGATATCCAAGGAACACGTTCACTCTCGTTGACGAGAGTAGGAGTCAACAAATGAAATTTATTTGG
It encodes the following:
- the LOC111215947 gene encoding protein GL2-INTERACTING REPRESSOR 2-like translates to MSRRNRSGPKLELKLNLSPPPSQGEQMSMVRSPSRSNTASPNSCVSSEPSQEEMETPISMVLVGCPRCLMYVMLSQDEPKCPKCKSTVLLDFFHENASVDTTAPAVTTKRNKSLITNI
- the LOC111197796 gene encoding golgin subfamily A member 5-like: MPRQNQTVENLLLLGKIRKRGCSSPTSSTSSVLREGYRFKRAIVVGKRGGSTTPVPTWRLMGRSPSPAASPGYAPSQCGSKTGRGGAPAAPVSARKLAATLWEMNEMPSSPRGVEEVRKVRKERIAPLPPPPPRSRSVRSGSLPPHLSDPSHSPVSERMERSGTGSRQRRASSTVQKLRLGDHNVVARDRISNASFMDIETRSRAETPTGSTTVGVKTRLKDCSNALTTSKELLKIINRMWGQEDRPSSSMSLVSALHSELERARLQVNEVIREHRPENNDVTYLMKRFAEEKAAWKSHEQEVVEAAIESVAGELEVERKLRRRFEGLNKKLGKELSDTKAALMKAVKEIENEKRARVMVEKVCDELARDISEDKAEVEELKRESFKVKEEVEKEREMLQLADALREERVQMKLSEAKHQLEEKNAAVDKLRNQLQTYLKAKRCKEKTLEPPQTEEYLNHQHIGFGSYNIEDGEVEDENEEDSGGESDLHSIELNMENKSYKWPYGEDNNRVGRKSTPSKSLSLQRSISDCVDWVVQSEKLQKSGDGGLDWGRSVEVEPKGYLDETQAYKPSKASSKDHLLSGPRLSNFRGGSVSKSRLSDAAKSENQNARKSRW